TCGTCCCGGATCTCTACCTTTCCCATAGCTACCAGTTCCTCCACCACCTCTAAAAGAGTGCTCTCCTCCAAAATCAGGCCATACCGCCCCTTCAGCCGCTCACCGATCTCTCCCGTGCTCAGATCCTCCTCCGAGAGAATCCTCTCTGCCAGGCCCACCAGATCCTCATGAGCCGCCCAGGGATAGATTATCCACCTCCATTCAGCCACCTTCTCCGCATAATAGTCCGGCACAAAGGGGGAGACGGTCTTGTGCTGCAAGACTCCTGTTCTGACCTCTGCTGCGCCCAGTTCTTTCATATAGTCTACAGCCGTCCTCAGGGTCTTTCCAGTGTCTGTGACGTCATCTATTATCAGCACCTTCTGACTCTGTACATCAACCGCCAGCGGGAAGCGGACAGATGCCTGGGGCCTCTCACAGGCAGCAGTATCCCAGTGCTCTATCTTGATGCTGGCCAGGAGGGAGAAGAGAAGAAAGTCCGAGACCACCCTCGCCGGAACATATCCTCCCCTGCCGATGGCCACGATCAGATCGGGACGAAATCCGGATCGCTTGATCTCATAGGCCAGCCTTCGGCCCAGCTCATAGGACTCATCCCAGCTTATGAGCTGACAGGGGAAGCTATCAGGAATCATGATAGATAAAAAGGCAGGGATGAATTAAAGGCTATCGGAGGAGGGAATATGAGCCGACCTTGGCGATCTTTCTCTCCTTATGCCACCGATGCACTGTAATAAGGCGATGGCAATGTGGGATATGCCCATAAGAGATGTTTGAACCTACATTCCGCACCTTCAGTTCATCCCGTAATAATTTTCGCATCCGTGCCCCAACAACCTTAGAATTGTGACCTGTACGCTGTTCAAGTTCACGGCATGTTCGTCGATCATACGAAGTGGCTGTTTCGCATGGAAAATCGAAAAGTCGAGAGTGTCAATATATTGAAGGGGGGAACTATCGAGAGCCACTGTGCATTTTTCACGCCAGATCATACCGCCAGCACCTCTAAGTCACTCACGATCGCCTCAAGTCGCCCATCTTTATCCCTTCCAGCCGATCGGCTCCCTTCATTTCCCTACCTCTTCCCGGCTCAACTCAGCCTCGATTTCGGCAACGCTGGGCAGACTCCTTTGCAGCTCTTCGGGCAGGTCTTTCACGAGCTTTGTTTCCCAGCTTGCCACGCCCATGGGCTTTTGAAAGCCGCGCAGGGCGTATTCGACCTCGATCTTGCTGCCTTTGCGGCAAAGCAAGAGTCCGATGCTGGATTCATCATCAGAGTGGCGGAGCTGGTCGTCCACTGCTGAGAGGTACATGTTCAGAGTGCCCACAAATCTGGGATCAAAGGGAACAGATTTCAGTTCAATCACGATGTAGCAGCGAAGCCTCAGATGATAAAAGAGCAGGTCGAGATAGTAATCACTGTCTGCAAATTCCAGGTGAACCTGCCTTCCCACAAAAGCAAAACCGGCCCCCAGTTCTAAAAGGAAGCGCTGGATGTGATCCGTCAGAGCCAGCTCCACCTCCCGCTCCCGGCGCGGGTCGGCTGTGCCCAGGAAATCGAAAAGATAGGGATCTTTGAACACCTGGGCCGCCATGTCGGAATCACCGGGCGGCAGGGTGAGGGCAAAATTGTTAATGGCTTTTCCCTGCCGATCGTGCAGTCGGCTCTCGATCTGCATGGCCAGCACATTGCGGCTCCAGCCCTCTTCCAGCCCCCTCCTCGCATACCACAGGCGGACGTGCGGGTCTCTGACCTTTTCCAGCAGGGCGATGTTGTGATACCAGGTGATTTGTGCAAGCGTCCCTTGCACAATCTCCCTGTCAGGCCAGGCCGCCGCAAAGGCGCGCATGTATTTCAGATTACGAGTCGAAAGCCCCTGCATATCCGGGAAGGCTTCTCGCAGGTCGGCAGACAGCCGGTCAATCACTTTTGTTCCCCAGCCTTCCTTTTCCTGCCGCTCAAGGATCATCCGCCCAATGTCCCAGTAAAGGAGCACCATCGCGGCATTGGCAGCATCGTCTAACCAGCTTGTCGTTCTTTTGGAGATGATAAGAGTAGCTTCTAAAGCCCTTTCCGAGAGCCTCGTTTACTTGCAGCAAAAAACCATTCTTCAGCGATGCCCTGGCACGAAGCGCCTGCTTTCCCGGCTCCTCTACCAGAACGATAACATCCACCTCAAGGATGATCTCGCTGGAAGACAAGATATCGAGTACATCCCGAATCTTCATCCCTGACTTCCTGATAATTTGCCTTCCACACTCAGCCAATAGCTTTTAGCTGACTCATAGGAATCCCAGATGATGAAGTCATCCCACTCTTCAAAGACCTCATCTTCCTTCCGCACCTCTATGCGGCGTTTGAAATCCTCAAAGCTCATATTATATTTTGACTTCATCTCCAGGATCTTGGAATCGAAGTGATGGATCTTCGCTCTTGCCTGGTCCAGGACTAGATTCTTCAAAGCCTCCTTTTCGTCTTTAAAGAGGCCAATTTTAACCAGATCGGCTATGGGCTCGAAAACATCCCTGGAGACCTCGATGGTGTCGCTCATTCTTTCCTCTATTGCTAATACATTTCTGAAGATATAAATGTATTCTCATCCAATGCGGCCTCATCTATGCTCTCCGCCGGGCCTTCTGCACTGCGCATCTTGATATTTACTGCATAAACCTCTCGATCAGCTCCAAGCACGTCGTCTCCAGGCCGCACTGCTGAAGGTGATGGGCCAGGAGGCCTGCCCTCTCGCTGGCTGGATGGTAGACCAGAACCTCTCGGGGTGATACGTGCTCGATCATCCTCATCAGCCCCCGAAAGTCCAGGTGATCGCTCAGCTGGATGGTGGGGTATGAGCTATCACGCCGCCCGGTCAGGAAATATTTTTTTCTTCCCGGCACCTGGTGAAGGCTCCAGGGGGTGACCACATTGAAGCCGCTGCCGTTGACTGGAGTCAGGGGGCCGGCCAAATCCCCCATCAGCTCCTGGGTCAGAACCAGGCTCTTCTCATCCATGCCGATCTCATCCTTATAGCCCATCGCCCTCATCAGAGCCACTGCCCTCTGCGCTTTGCCAAAGGCATAGGCCCCGAAGCTTGCCCCCTCCTCCAGAGCCTCATAGAATCCGGCCAGATCATCCTCGAAGATGCAGGAGGGATCATAAGGATCGCCATAATTGGCCTCTGTGACCAGATAATCGCAACGGGGCAACTGCTGGTAGTCCTTCACATCCCCGGTGACCAGCACCCTCTCCCCGTTCTCCGTCTGCCAGGAGAAGGCAGATGAGCCTATGGTATGGCCGGTGGGATGGGTGTCAACCCTGACCTCCCCCACCATGATGCTCTCCCCCACCTCAAAGGTGCGGCCCATGTACTCCCGCTCATATCGGATCTCCAGGGCGCGGGCGGTCTGGACTGATGCCACCGCCCGGGGGGAGTTCATGGCCGACTTGCCATGGTGATCGCTATGGGCATGGGTGATCAGATAAGCATCCGGCTGGGTGCAGGCCTTGGGGGCACGGCTGGTATCAATGGAGAAGAGGTGAGAGTCGAAACGAATGGAGAGATGAGGAGCAAAGTTGCCACGGCTGTTGATCCTTCTCAGCGGTTCAATGCCGCCCACGGATTTCATTCCCTCCTCCATTCTTCTCCTCTCCCTCCCTCAAACTCCTTCTCTCAAACCCAAGAATATGCAAATCGGAACCCTGCAGACTCAAAACGATATCCGGGCAATACAGCAACTACATCCGGAGCATATAACAGGCCTTTTTCTTCAGAGGCATCAGCTGTTGAGCTTCACAATCTCTTTTTGCTCCTCTGGAGGAAAATGCCGGCACAGCTCAGCCAAGAGCCTCATTGATGGCATCAGCCAGTTCCTTCTCAGAGGCGAGCCCCATCCACCTCTTGATCTCCACGCCGTCCTTTTCCAGTATCAATGTGGGCACCACAAATATGCCCTTCTCCATGGCCAGATCTCCCTCCCGGTCGACATTGATCTTCTTGAACTCAGCCACATCCTTCATCTTCTCAGCCAGTGCCTCAAAGATCGGGCCCTGCTGCCTGCACGGCCCGCACCAGTCAGCATAAAAGTCCATCAGTATCGGCTTTGCCATTATTCTTCCTCCTCGTCCATTATATCGAATTTGACTCCGATCTTAAATATCCTGCCCGTGGGGAGAACGAGCATCCTTCGACCAGTGCTTCTTCGGATCTCAGCCAGCACCTCTTGAATGCGCTCCTCTGTGGCCGAGACAGTAAACCACATATTATAGCCGCTCTCATTTGGCCGCAGGTAGTTATGAGAGATCTCTTGATACTGATTAACGATCTCGGCCAGTTCATCTGCCTCATCCCTGGAGACCTTCAGGGCAGCCAGGATCCCGCTCCGCCCCAGCCGGCGCATGTCGAGGATGGGGCCGATCCTCCTCACCAGCCCCCTCTCTTGCAGAGCGTCCAGCCTTTCTATGACCTCCCTCTCCCCCAGGCCCAGAACCTCGCCCAGATCCCGGAATGGCCTGGAGGTCAGGGGAAATCCCTCCTGAACCAAAGAGAGCAGCCGGAGGTCTATCTCCTCCATCTCCTCCTCCATCTCCATCTTAAGCCTCCAGGCGGCAGGAGGGATCGGACTGCAGGTAATCCCCGGTCAGGGCATAGGCCCGTGCCCGGCAGCCGCCACAGCTCCGGGAGTAGTCGCACCGGCCGCATCTTCCCTTCAGCCTTCCCTCACGCAGAGCTTGAAGCTGGGGTGAACTCTCCCATATCTCTATAAAATTCTTTTCCTTTATGCTCCCCACCTTGAGGGGCAGATAGCCACAGGGATAGACATCACCCTGGCGGGAGAGGAAGACAAACCTCCTCCCGGCCAGACAGCCGCCGCTTCCCCGGCCACGGCCTGGCTTTTTCAGGCGGGCATACTGGGGTGCGCAGGTGACCTGCACCTCCAGAGTCCTTCGATCGATCTCTCTTTCGATCTGATGGAGAATCTCCTCCTGCCGCTCTGGGGATACCACCTCCTCCTCCCTTCCCCGGCCGGTCGGAACCAGAAAGAAGAAGTGAAGGGCTGCTGCCCCCAGGCTCTCCGCCAGATCGAAGATCTCTGTGATCCCGGACTGACTCTTCCGGCTGACAGTGAAGTTGATCTGGAAGTCCACCAGGCCGCGGAGGTTCTCTATCCCCCTCATCGATCTCTCGAAGCTCCCCTGGCCGCGGACGAGGTCATGCTCTGCCGCCCCCGCCCCATCGAGGCTGATGCTCACCCGCGATACACCAGAAGCAGCAATCATCTGGGCCAGCTCCGGGGTGATCAGTGTCCCGTTGCTGGCCAATGAGACCCGAATGCCCAGTGATACGGCATGCCTGATGATCTCAAAGAGGTCAGGGCGCAGCAAGGGCTCCCCGCCGCTGAGGATGAGCATCGGCTGAAGCGGCGCAATGCTCTCCACAAACCTCATAGCCTCGTCTGTCCCCAGCTCCCCTCTGTCCGGCTCAGGGGAGGCAGAGGCGCGGCAGTACTGACAGGAGAGGTTGCAGGCAGCAGTCAGTTCCCATGCTATTATCAGCATTGCAGTCAACACAGATTGCTCTGGCCAATCTAGAGCAGTCCCTTCTTCACCAGCAGCTCGGCATTGAGGATGCTCGCCCCCGCCGCTCCGCGCACTGTATTGTGGCCCATGCAGATGAACCTGATTCCCGGCCTGATCCTCCCTACAGAGACCGACATCCCATTGCCCCTGCCACGATCCAGCCTGGGCTGGGGTCGATCTGGCTCGTCATTGACTATTAGCGCCTTCTTGGGCAGGGTGGGCAGATCCCCTAGATCAGGATTGAATTCCAGCATGGCCTTTTTCACCTCTTCTGGCGTGGGATTGTCCCTCATCCTCACCCATAGGGCCTCAGTGTGGCCGTCCATCACAGGGACCCGGTGGCAGCTTGCACTTATGGCAAAGTCGGCATGGATGATCCTCTCCCCATTGAAGTGGCCCAGGATCTTCTGGGGCTCAGTCTCACACTTCTCCTCCTCCCCGCCGATATAGGGAATGATATTTCCCAGAATCGCCATGGAGGGCACGCCCTCATAGCCTGCTCCGCTCACCGCCTGCATAGTGGCCACGTGCACCATCTCTATTCCGAACTTCATCAGGGGCTTCAGGGCCAGGGTGAACATTATGGTTGTGCAGTTGGGATTGGTGGTGATGTATCCCTCCCAGCCCCTCTTCTCCCTCTGCACCTTGATCAGATCCAGGTGCTCGTGATTGCACTCCGGTATGAGCAGGGGGACATCATCCATCATGCGATAAGAGCTGGTATTGCTGGCCACAGCACAGCCGGCAGCAGCAAAGGCAGGCTCCACTGACATAGCATCAGCAGAAGGAAGGGCGGAGAAGACTATATCGGCATCGACCTCTCTGGGATCGACATTGACCACTGTCATCTCGCCGATGTCACCGGGAAGCTCGCTCTCCAGCCGCCACCTGGCCGCATCCTTGTACCTCTTTCCCGCGCTCCTCTTCGATGCGGCAAGGCTGGTGAGCTCAAACCAGGGATGATCCTGCAGTCTCTCAATGAAACGCTGTCCCACAGCACCGGTGGCACCTAAGACGCCTGCTTTGATCTTGGCCATTATAAATCACCTAAGTTTTGACTGGGGAAGCAAAAGCCGGGGATGTATATATCTCTTGTCCGGAGGAAAAAAGGTTCTGGATTCTTTTAGAGAGGATCACCGCCCTGCGCAGGCCTTCCTTTGAATGCCGTAACTCTTGGCAAACTCGCAGTTGACCTCTACCACCTCCTCATTGAAGCCTTTGAGCCCCTCAGGCACAGGGCCCAGAGCATCCGCCTTCTCCTGGGTATCGATGACTCTTCCATGGGGCACGAAGCTTCCCTCTGCCAAAGTGACGCCTATGACTGCTGCCAGATGGCCGACGAAGCATCCCTTGCCCAGGGTGGAGGCATGAACCACGGAGTTGAAGCCCACAAAGCACTCGTCCCCCATCTTTATGGGGCCGTGAACGACTGCTCCATGGGCGATGGAGACACTATCACCCAGCTCGATGGAGCTTCCCTTGAGGCCGTGAAAGACGGCGCTATCCTGGATGTTGCACTCATCGCCGATGATAATGGGACTGGCCTCATCCGCCCGCAGGGAGACAGAGGGGGCTACATAGACATCCTTGCCAATGCGCACATCGCCTATGATTGTGGCCGATTCGTCCACATAGGATGAGGAATGGATCTGGGGCATGATCTCAGTGCAGTTCCATGAGGTCTTACAGTTGGCCTTGAGCATATTAGTACCACCATCCACAGTATTATCCATTCAGCTTAAAGAGATTGCCATTAACGATGATTGCCATTAACGATGATTGCCGAATGAAAAACTGCATCATAAGGAGATTGGCAGAGCAGTGAATAGACATGTGTAGAAATCCTTGGAATATTATAATCGATAATAGCGATAATTTGCCGCCAAATTTAAATATATGGGAGTCGAAATTAGTACAAAGTCATTGAATTATCCAGGAATGACGAGGGAGAGGATGAAAAAGATTTACAAATCAGATTTCATATCTGTATATTATCATTATATTAATTTTTATTTTTTTGATGTAGAGATGAGAACGAGCATACCGACCGGAAGGTGTTAAACTTATGGCAAATGATGTGAAGATATTTGGAATGCCGCCTGAATCAGGAAGATGGATCCTGGTTGTTGTGGGCATATTGATCCAGCTCTGTCTGGGTGCCATTTATGCGTATGGTGTTATAAGAGTCCCATTGCAGAATCATTTCACCGATGTCCTTGGATTGCAGGTCACAGCAATGGATATGACCTGGCCATTCATCGTCTTCTTATTATTATTCGCGCTGACTATGCCTTTAGCAGGCCCCTACATTCAGAAGATGGGCCCTAAGAAGGTCTGCACAGTTGGTGGAGCACTTGTGGGGATAGGCTGGATCGCCGCCTCATTCTCCTCCTCACCGCTGATATTGGCTGTTTTGTATGGTATCATTGGTGGTGTTGGAGTCGGGATCGCCTACGGCTGTCCCATTGCCGTCTCAGCGCAGTGGTTCCCTGATAAGCGTGGATTGGCGGTGGGATTGACGGTATTGGGCTTTGGATTCTCTGCTGCCCTGATCGCACCGATAAGCGATCTCTTGGTCGCAGATTATGGTGGGGTTATGAGCGCCTTGAAGATCTTCGGCATAGCATTCTTCATAATCACTGTGGTGCTCTCCCAGATGCTGAAGGTCCCTCCGGCGGGATGGTGCCCGGCTGGCTGGACAGCCCCCGCGCCAAAGCCTGGGGCGACAGCAACAGTTGACTTCATGCGCAGCGAGATGCAGAGGAACCCATCCTTCTATGGCCTGTGGTTGTGTTACACCATCGGCTCCCTTGCCGGCCTCACCGCCATAGGAATCGCCAAGCCAGTGGGGCTTGAGGTGGCGGCGGGTGCGGGCATGGCAGCTGTAGCGGCAGGAGCCCTGATGACCAGCCTGACCCTTCCCTTCGCTCTATGCAACGGCCTGGGCAGGCCCATCTTCGGCACACTCACCGACAAGCTGACGCCCAGAAATACAGCGATGGTAACCTATGTGCTCATCATCATTGCATGCCTGTTGCTCTATACAAATTATACCTCAGTCTTGATGTATACCATCGCCTTTGCCCTCCTCTGGGGATGCCTCGGCGGCTGGCTGGCCATCGCTCCTACGGCTACGGCGAGCTACTTCGGGATGAAGGATTACGCCAAAAACTATGGACTGGTATTCACTGCTTATGGTATTGGAGCAGTGATAGGTGGCATAGTCTCGGCCCAGGCCAAGGATATCATGGGAGGGTATCAGCCATTCTTCTTGATTGTGGCAGGGCTGGCGGTGTTGGGCATAATAGTCGCCTTTGTGCTGATGAAGCCACCGGTTAAGGGATAGTTCATCCTTTAATTTCAATTTTTTTATAAATTAACTTTTTTTCCAATAAGAGCACTTATCGTACATAACCTTTATTTGTTATGAACATCAATACCATTGTCATAACAGATATTCTGAGGTGAAATTATGTCCGATGTTGAATATAAGATGTTCTGCTGCAAAGATGTTGTGCCCACCTGCGGCTTTGAGGTGAAGGCAAAGACGGAGAAGGAATTGATGGAGCATATTCAGGTCCATGCTGAGAGCAGTCACGGCCTGAAGGAGATCAAGCCAAGCACCATGGAGAAGGTGAAGGCGGCAATAAAAACAGTTACGGTTAAAGAGTGATACGGGGCGGGCAGATGGGCTTTACCCTGGAATTTTTTTGTCTTGCCTTTATTTTTATCGTATTGAATTTATATCTTAATTTCTGCCTTCTTCCCGCTTTGCCAAAGCCTCATAGCCTGTCACCACATCCAGCAACTCCGATGTGATAGCCTCCTGGCGCTGCCGGTGATATTGAACATTCAGACGATGCTGATAATCCTCGATGTTCCTCTCTGCTGCCTGCATTGACGACAGTCTGCTGGCGTTCTCGCTGGCCAGGGAATCGACGAAAGCACGATAGAGGGAGAAGAAGAGATAATTCCTCACCAAGGCCGCGAATAACCGGTCAAAATCCATGGAGAAGGTGGGCAGGGTTCGAGACGGCCACTTTCTCCCGGCAAGCTCCTCAAGCCATTTGACATCCAGAGGAAAGAGCTGATCCATATGCGGGGCGAATACTGCCCCTGATGCAGGCCGGTTGTAGAACAGGAGCACCCGATCGAAGCCTCTCTCAGCCCTCCATTCCTCAATCCCTATCAACACCTCCAGCATGATGCGGGTGATGCCGGGATGGCTGCCAGAGAATGAGAACTGGGACTCTATGGCAAGCCCTGCCTCCAGGAGGCGGGAGACCACCCGCCCGCCCACGGCCAGCACTGCCAGCTCCTCAGGATCGATCTCCTTCAGTCTGGCCATGGCAAAAGAGGCGATCTGATCGTTGAAGCTGCCGCATAGACCCTGATCGGAGCCGAATATCACCGCCCCCAGGCGCAGCCTTTCAGGCTCTCTGGCGGCCAGGGGCTCGACCGGTCGATGCATTACCATGATTTAGAGCCCCATCTCTATGGTCCGGCTGTACTCCTGGAGAGATTGAACCGCCTGCTCGTAGTGATGGATATTGGAGGATGAGATGCTCTTCATTATCCCAACCACTGCATGCAGATCGGCGGCGTTCTTGGCCTTCCTTCTCAGCCTTTCCAGCCCTTCCATTTCTCTCCTCTTGTCCCCTTACGATGGCTATTTCTTCAGGACATCTTTGCACACTTCAAGAATCGCCTCTCGATCCCCGGGATTGAGCCTCTCTGCTGCCAAGATGCGCCGTCCCAGCTCAGGTAGCCGTTCTGAAAAAGCCTTCTGAATCGCCCTCTTGCTCTCTGCTATCTCTTCCAGCGGCACGCTGTCCAGAATGCCGGAGGTGGCGGCCAGGAGCACAGCCACCTGCTCTGCAGCCGGCATGGGCTCATACTGAGGCTGCTTGAGGGTCTCCCGGATCCGTCTTCCATGCTCCAGGGTCTTTCTGGTCACCTCATCGCTCCTCGCTCCGAACCTGGCAAAGGCCTCCAGCTCCTCGAACTGGGAATAGGAGAGGCGGAGGTCTCCTGCCACCTCATGGTAAGCGGGGAGCTGGCTCTTTCCACCCACCCGGGATACCGATCTCCCTATATCGATGGCTGGCAAGATGCCCTCTGCAAAAAGCTCTGGAGATAGATAGATCTGGCCGTCGGTGATGGAGATGAGGTTGGTGGGTATATAGGCGGAGATGTCCTGAGCCTCAGTCTCCACTATGGGCAGAGCAGTCAAAGAGCCACCGGTCTGCAGATGGGTGGACCGCTCCAATAGGCGAGAGTGGATGTAGAATATGTCCCCGGGAAAGGCCTCCCTGCCCGGGGGCCGGCGCAGCAGCAGCGAGAGCTCACGATAGGAGCGGGCGTGACGGGTCAGATCATCGTAGACGATCAAGACGTCCCGCCCCTTCTCCATGAAGTACTCAGCCATGCTGGTGGCGGCATAGGGAGCAATGAAATTGTGGCCCGGCGGATCCTCGCCGGTGGCCACAACGATGATGCAGTGATCCATGGCCCCATTATCTCGCAGATCGGAGATAACCCTGGACAGAGCAGACCTCTGCTGGCCAATGGCACAATAGACGCACAGGATCCCTTTATCGATCTGGTTGATCATGGTGTCCAGGGCGATGGCCGTCTTTCCGATCTGCCTGTCGCCCAGGATCAGCTCCCTTTGACCTCTGCCGATGGGGATCATGGCATCCACCGCCAGGATTCCGGTCTGAAGGGGGGTATTGACTGCAGCCCGGTCCATTATGGCCGGAGCCTCCCTCTCGATGGGCCGCCGCTCTTTGCCATGAATGGGCTGCCCCTCATCCAGCGGCCGGCCCATAGCATCCACCACCCTGCCCAGCAGCTCCTCACCCACGGGCACATCCATGACCCTTCCTGTTTTTCGCACCTCCTCCCCAGCCTTGATGTTATCGCTCTTATCCAGCATGATTGCCGCTACCTCGTCCGGATCCAGATTGAAGGCGATGGCCAATTTATTGTCTGGAAGGATGAGCAGTTCCTCTGACCTCGCATGCCTCAAGCCTCTGATGCGGGCGATGCCATTGCCCACAAAGGTTATGGTCCCCAGCTCCTCGAGCTGCAGAATTGGCCGCTGTTCATGAAGAGTCTGATCGACGGCATCAATAGCCCGGCCAACAGCCCGATCAAGGTCATCGGGTCCGGCTTTCTTCATCCTCAATCCCACCCGAGGCAGCAGCCTGTTCCGTCTTCTGATCCATGATCCGGGATAGATCCTCTCGCAATGAGTCCAGATAATCGGCGATGGACCAGGCAACCCTCAGCTCACGAGAAGCTATCTCCACCCCGCAGATCAGCTCCGGCGCAGCCACGAACTCCAGGCCGGGTTCAAGACCGGTCTTATCCCTCAGCAGTTCCCGTATCTTCTGTTTTTGGTCAGCGGGGATCTCAAAGCTGCTTTTCACCTTGACGGGCTCTCTTGAGTTCTCAAAGAATTCCTTGAGAGCCTCCCATTCCCTCTCCTCCAGATTCTGCAGATGCTGTAGATAACGATCTATCACCTTGCCCTCCAGGTCTGCATCAGCCAGATCGCTGAGCACATGGCGGGCAACAGCATAAACCTCCTCTCCCGCCCTCAGGCTCAGGTCAGCAAGCAGCACCTCCTTCTGCTCCTGCAATGACCTGAGCCAGTCCTCCTTAGCCGCCTCCACCTCAGATCTGGCACTCTTCATCAGATCGTTCTTCAGGTTCTTGGCATCCTCTGCAGCCCGGGCCAAGAGTTCCTGCCGCTGATCAGAGATCTCCTGCCTGGCCCGGGCGGAGGCCTCGGCCAGCTGGTCGGCCTGGATCCTCTTCTCTTCAGCATCCTTGAGCTGATCGCTTATCTTCTGCTCTCTCTCCTTCATGGATCTGATGACCGGCCGGTAGAGAAAGTGCCTCAGCAGAAAGACCAGAACCAGAAAGTTGATGATCTGGGCGGCAAAGGTGAAGTAATCGATCTGCACTAAGCCCTCCTATTTTGCTACATATCCCCAGAAGGGATTGGCAAAGATGAGGATAATGGAGATCACAAAGCAGTAGATAGCGATGGACTCCACCATGGCCAGGCCGACGAAGAGGGTTCGGGTTATGTTATTGGCCTCGTCCGGCTGCTGAGCTATGGCCAGCAGAGCCTTTGATAGCGCCCAGCCCTCTCCAATGGAAGGGCCAATCGAGCCTATGGCCATGGTCAGCCCGCTCACAACTATGGATGCCATGCCTATGGTATCAATGCTCGCAATATCGACAGTCATATAAAACTCCTTTTAGGATTTTATCTTCAACCTCATGGCAGTGCTCTCCTGGGCTGAGCTCGCTGAGACTATGTACACCGTGGCCAGAACGGCGAAGATGTAGGCCTGCACCTGGCCGATGAGCAGCCCCAGCAAATCCAGCAGCACCGGCAGGAACAGAGGGGCGATGGTGAGGAGTATGGCCATGAGCATGCTCTCGCTCATCATATTCCCAAAGAGCCTGACCGCCAGGGCCAGAGTACGGGAGAGCTCACCGATGATGTGGAAGGGCAGCATCAGGATTGTGGGCTGGGCATAATGCTTGAGATAGCCTCTGATGC
This genomic stretch from Methanothrix sp. harbors:
- a CDS encoding phosphoribosyltransferase, which produces MIPDSFPCQLISWDESYELGRRLAYEIKRSGFRPDLIVAIGRGGYVPARVVSDFLLFSLLASIKIEHWDTAACERPQASVRFPLAVDVQSQKVLIIDDVTDTGKTLRTAVDYMKELGAAEVRTGVLQHKTVSPFVPDYYAEKVAEWRWIIYPWAAHEDLVGLAERILSEEDLSTGEIGERLKGRYGLILEESTLLEVVEELVAMGKVEIRDERYRKI
- a CDS encoding DapH/DapD/GlmU-related protein encodes the protein MDNTVDGGTNMLKANCKTSWNCTEIMPQIHSSSYVDESATIIGDVRIGKDVYVAPSVSLRADEASPIIIGDECNIQDSAVFHGLKGSSIELGDSVSIAHGAVVHGPIKMGDECFVGFNSVVHASTLGKGCFVGHLAAVIGVTLAEGSFVPHGRVIDTQEKADALGPVPEGLKGFNEEVVEVNCEFAKSYGIQRKACAGR
- the asd gene encoding aspartate-semialdehyde dehydrogenase yields the protein MAKIKAGVLGATGAVGQRFIERLQDHPWFELTSLAASKRSAGKRYKDAARWRLESELPGDIGEMTVVNVDPREVDADIVFSALPSADAMSVEPAFAAAGCAVASNTSSYRMMDDVPLLIPECNHEHLDLIKVQREKRGWEGYITTNPNCTTIMFTLALKPLMKFGIEMVHVATMQAVSGAGYEGVPSMAILGNIIPYIGGEEEKCETEPQKILGHFNGERIIHADFAISASCHRVPVMDGHTEALWVRMRDNPTPEEVKKAMLEFNPDLGDLPTLPKKALIVNDEPDRPQPRLDRGRGNGMSVSVGRIRPGIRFICMGHNTVRGAAGASILNAELLVKKGLL
- a CDS encoding OFA family MFS transporter, whose amino-acid sequence is MANDVKIFGMPPESGRWILVVVGILIQLCLGAIYAYGVIRVPLQNHFTDVLGLQVTAMDMTWPFIVFLLLFALTMPLAGPYIQKMGPKKVCTVGGALVGIGWIAASFSSSPLILAVLYGIIGGVGVGIAYGCPIAVSAQWFPDKRGLAVGLTVLGFGFSAALIAPISDLLVADYGGVMSALKIFGIAFFIITVVLSQMLKVPPAGWCPAGWTAPAPKPGATATVDFMRSEMQRNPSFYGLWLCYTIGSLAGLTAIGIAKPVGLEVAAGAGMAAVAAGALMTSLTLPFALCNGLGRPIFGTLTDKLTPRNTAMVTYVLIIIACLLLYTNYTSVLMYTIAFALLWGCLGGWLAIAPTATASYFGMKDYAKNYGLVFTAYGIGAVIGGIVSAQAKDIMGGYQPFFLIVAGLAVLGIIVAFVLMKPPVKG
- a CDS encoding AsnC family transcriptional regulator; this encodes MEMEEEMEEIDLRLLSLVQEGFPLTSRPFRDLGEVLGLGEREVIERLDALQERGLVRRIGPILDMRRLGRSGILAALKVSRDEADELAEIVNQYQEISHNYLRPNESGYNMWFTVSATEERIQEVLAEIRRSTGRRMLVLPTGRIFKIGVKFDIMDEEEE
- a CDS encoding radical SAM/SPASM domain-containing protein, producing the protein MLIIAWELTAACNLSCQYCRASASPEPDRGELGTDEAMRFVESIAPLQPMLILSGGEPLLRPDLFEIIRHAVSLGIRVSLASNGTLITPELAQMIAASGVSRVSISLDGAGAAEHDLVRGQGSFERSMRGIENLRGLVDFQINFTVSRKSQSGITEIFDLAESLGAAALHFFFLVPTGRGREEEVVSPERQEEILHQIEREIDRRTLEVQVTCAPQYARLKKPGRGRGSGGCLAGRRFVFLSRQGDVYPCGYLPLKVGSIKEKNFIEIWESSPQLQALREGRLKGRCGRCDYSRSCGGCRARAYALTGDYLQSDPSCRLEA
- a CDS encoding co-chaperone YbbN; translated protein: MAKPILMDFYADWCGPCRQQGPIFEALAEKMKDVAEFKKINVDREGDLAMEKGIFVVPTLILEKDGVEIKRWMGLASEKELADAINEALG
- a CDS encoding YhcG family protein, with the protein product MILERQEKEGWGTKVIDRLSADLREAFPDMQGLSTRNLKYMRAFAAAWPDREIVQGTLAQITWYHNIALLEKVRDPHVRLWYARRGLEEGWSRNVLAMQIESRLHDRQGKAINNFALTLPPGDSDMAAQVFKDPYLFDFLGTADPRREREVELALTDHIQRFLLELGAGFAFVGRQVHLEFADSDYYLDLLFYHLRLRCYIVIELKSVPFDPRFVGTLNMYLSAVDDQLRHSDDESSIGLLLCRKGSKIEVEYALRGFQKPMGVASWETKLVKDLPEELQRSLPSVAEIEAELSREEVGK
- a CDS encoding MBL fold metallo-hydrolase, whose product is MEEGMKSVGGIEPLRRINSRGNFAPHLSIRFDSHLFSIDTSRAPKACTQPDAYLITHAHSDHHGKSAMNSPRAVASVQTARALEIRYEREYMGRTFEVGESIMVGEVRVDTHPTGHTIGSSAFSWQTENGERVLVTGDVKDYQQLPRCDYLVTEANYGDPYDPSCIFEDDLAGFYEALEEGASFGAYAFGKAQRAVALMRAMGYKDEIGMDEKSLVLTQELMGDLAGPLTPVNGSGFNVVTPWSLHQVPGRKKYFLTGRRDSSYPTIQLSDHLDFRGLMRMIEHVSPREVLVYHPASERAGLLAHHLQQCGLETTCLELIERFMQ